From the Cydia amplana chromosome 8, ilCydAmpl1.1, whole genome shotgun sequence genome, the window agatacttggggaagctgcagaaagcgtgcaacTTTCCTACGCTCCagcccttcggccctacgcgaagctcgcaattaagatacttggggaagttacaggaagcacgcacctgccttacgcttcgttgcaggaagagcccatctatctCTTGGAGCTTACTCCCAGTTTTTgccccctacgcggagctcggccttcgtaattaatattcttgggaaatttggaagcgcgcaccgagcctgtcttatgctccgggccttcaaCCCTACACGGAGCTCGGCTTTCGACCTTTGCAATTTGAATACTCGGGGAacttgcaggaagagcccatctgtcttaagctcccagtcttcgttctctacgcggagctcggccttcgtaaATAATATTCATGGGGAATTTGAAAGCGTGGACCGAGCCTGTCTTGCCCGTTttatgctccgggccttcaaCCCTACGTGGAGCTCGGCTTTCGACCTTTGCAATTTGAATACTTGGGGATGTTGCAGGAAACGCACATCTGCCGTACGCTCCGGGCCGTCATCCCTACGTAGAGCTCGGTCTGACACTTTGACACTTTGTTCCTTCAAAGTGGCTGCAGAGTTATATCTGAAGACGGACactacaatctcagactctctacaaagaacttatttacacGTTTCTATTCctttagcgcaatttagaacatattggcttggtttcaaaacaagtaaaatatgattaatataatacctatgtatataatttttttttatgatcagcggtcaaaccacttcctgttaatatcccaacaataggataatatttggttttatgattagcttttcttaacatattttgtgaattcttactttctcgaaattagacttaaaccctcatattgtatatatattattgatcgtatttcaaagcgcttcattttgatgccctactcgatgggtttgcaagatattttttctaaatGTTGCGCAATATGGCGTAtttagtccgccatattgtttttataataacgtcatatagcctatgtcactcgggatgacgtaaggattctaatgatacatcatacatctaaatcggttcaggcatttagctgctagagccttacatacccacaaacatgaacgctgaaaacaacacactcctttttttgggcagtcgtgtaacaAATAGCATGAAAGTGAATGAATAGAAATGATTACCAGTCCCTATCTATAATGATGATTTTGATCTACATACGtagattaacctgtcgaatcccaggatatgacgtcaccataagcgttctggctcatatatgagccgtgggagctgacagattaaattgtatcatttataattataattatattataacaatacaaataaagCAAACCGTCAGTAGTATGTAGGCCACGTAAGTTAGAACACCTAGTAGTAAAATTAATATCACAATGGCCGTAACGAGTGCTACTGAAATAGAACCTTTAAAAGCTAAAGCTCAAGAAAAAAATTCAAACAATGGTttcaaaaaactcaaaaacataACAGTTGAACCAACTGGTATCATTTATATCACCGCTGCAATACTTGCGATGGCCGCCAACCAAACACTGCAGATAGAAAAAGCTTGTCATGTTAATCTTAATTTGGGGGATGAAATTTGCACTTCGCTCAGAAACCAAGACTCGAACAGCAGCAGCGTGTATGAGAAACAAGTGCAAAAGTATGTGGCCCAGTGGTTGACGTGGAAATACATTATGCACTCTACATATATTACCGTGCACGACAAAACGGGAAGAAGGGTCATTTTGATGAGAGTGCCCATGTTTGCAGATATATTGGCAACCATATGTACCATACTGAATGTCGTCTTCTTCTACGCGTTGCCTGTAGAAGTTCAAATTTTAGCGGACTGTCTTATAATTGGTTTCGGTGGTGGGTGGGCTTAGTTCTTTCTGGGCATGTTCAGTTTCATCGGAGACATCACCTCAGAAGAAAACAGGACGTATCGCTTGGGTTTTGCGCAGTTTTTCTCATTCGTCGGAGTACCCGTAGGCATGAGTCTCTCTGGAGTGATTTTAAAGAGATACGGTTATTATGCTGTATACTTCACTTCACTAACCTTGCATATTTTAAATGCaatctattttatttgcaaaattAAAGATCCAGAACGAACGGAAGAACAGAAAAAGGTATGTAAACTAAGACGTTACTTCTTGCTTATAAGGGATACCTTTCAAAGTCGTTTTAAAAGCTATTAGGTAAAGATACATTGCACGGGCCAACTTCTAAAAGATCtccttctctctctctctcctcaGCTTAATTATTCCCATCTGATTATGGGGTCTGCTTTTCTGGTCTTTTCTCTCCACTTCGCGCATTAGGACGTGTCGTCCACTGAAATGTCGCAGGCCCTCTTTCAGGTATTTTGCTATGGTATCTGCCCATTTAATCTTCGGTCTTCCTCTTCCTCTGGACCCAACAATGTTCAGATTCATAGCTACATTCCCGATGTAATCAGGAGGTCTTCTTTTTAcgtgtccaaaccatctcaGTTGACTCTCTTGTAGCTTATCGGCTTGCAGCCGAACAGTGTGTATTCACTACTTTTACACTACTTTTATCTTTAATAAAACTATTCAATAGTATCACTATAGTTATTATACTCCtagatttctttttttttactgctACCAGTACTcattaagtaccgtaaaatatgCCTAAGTACTTTGCTCCCCACTGGGACAATTATGTGAAAATATACCTGAAATCGTTTCAGTTTTCAAAGGTCTTTCACCTAGTCATAGACCAAAAGCTGTATTCTTTATGGACACTACTGCCGTGCTAACAACATATGCAGTAATCGCAGTTGAAAAGTCATGCAATTGTATATCTTGTTCTCTTtgaataagttctttatttaaacgatgattttcatgcaagtactgcacTTACTATTAGCAGGGCAGACTAATAAACAGTAATTTAACTTAAACAAACTGGTTTCAGCACGATGGACGAGGTTTCTTCTACTTCCTTCGCCTCTTCTTCGACTTCACGAACATCAAGGAGACGATGCGCGTCGTGTTCAAGAAGGGACTGAACAATCGACGCATGCGCATCTGCATCTTGCTGGGCACTGTGAGCATCCTGTTTGGACCTATGTATGGTGAGTCTAGGATAATTTGATTAGCAACACTTGTCCTTAATCCGATAAAAGTTTCAATAACCAAGCAAGTCCGAAGCTTCGTTCCAACTTGGACAATGCTTTAGTTGGAGGGTATGCCATCTACACCTGCCCTGCTGCTTCTTACAGATCACGCACACTATATTGCGCGTTGTAGGGTTTGCCATGTATAAGTAGTGGCTTAAATGGAAAAATTAAACATGATATTAAGTATACTTCGGTCAGTAAACAGGGGGCTCCAGCGCTGAGTTGGAAGTTTTTCAAACTTGTGGAGCCATGGGGATTTGCGAGGTCTTCCGGTCTAAGAGCCACGAGCGCTAAACAACGACTATAATCCAAAAAACCTCTTTACAAGTTGTCATTTACTCGTAACTATaacgattaaaataaactatactgGGTTTGTTTCCGCGGTACCGTTTTATTTATAACGTGCTTTTTGTTAATTCCAGGTGAAATAGCCGTAATGTATATGTCAACGAGGTACCGATTCGGATGGGATGAGCTCCAGTTCAGCATATACCAGACATACAACTTTGTCACTCACACCATTGGTAAGTACTCACTGTTGCATACACCTTCATCCTATATATGAATAGGTAGGTCGATTCAAGAAAGCTAGCGAGGATTTTCAATGAAGATGTTGACGGTTGAATACAAATCTCGCGCCGGCTCTTATGAATTTACCTATACTCGATTGTTGCTGGATATACTTTCTTCCATTGTTCATCAACCCTATCTACCTACTATCCAACCTTACAGTCCGTCTAGGCTGTAAGTTCATATACCTACCTGACAGTCCGTGGTCTTctataagcataataattaattctgGAGTTCAAAATCCTTTATAGTGGATAATTTGCCTAGTCATCGAACATTGTAAAAAGGAAAATGCGAAATGGTAATCTATTACGAATAATAATCTTTCTCGCGTGTTTTAATAGATAACACGTTATCAGTACACAAGAACGTTTATTTCCACTTTATAATGATTTTCCTTGCAATTTTCCATTGATTACAAGATTACGAGtaatttagtttcacctgtcccgttgtctgtctgtatcaaatcttgcaagttaaatttgacccacttcccggtttccgattgagctgaaattttgcatatacAGGCTGCtttctgtaacaggagcaataaattaaaccaaaggctgtactcctcaaactgaccaacattagttcagcaacttttaaaaattatgaatcctttagacttccactttttcatacaaaataaatattgccttcaatgtacgctgacatcagtgtgtttgacgttgcttgtcacgctttaaacataacaaaatttgcaatacattgcgtcttagaataaactttaaacttaaaaatcaaaacatgagttattttgaaaagttgctgaacaaatgttggtcagtttgaggagtacaacctacggtttaatttattgctcctgttacaggaagcaccctgtatatgtaagtcaggtgacaatgcaattatggtaccatcgagctgatctgatggtggagacaggaggtggctataGAAActctatataataataataattgtatttgGGATTTTAGACTTGCctcaatgagtattagttgcctatgAAATGAAaactacagtcagcgataaaagattgtaccaaaatgaaattttgacaaaaacttattgttgTACTAGTGTTAGGGCCTAGAGGTAGGGTATATTAAACATGTGTCACCAATCCAATAATCATTCCAGGTACGGTGTTCTCCCTCGTCGTATTCAGCAAGATATTGAAATGGCACGATTCGATGCTGGGCATAATTTCCACTATCAGCAAGATCTTTGGCTCCTTTATCTACTGCTTTGCGACCACGGCAACGATATTCTACATCGGTTCGTAAATTATTCttcattatataatattttaataattttattttaataatattttaaggcCTCTGCGATGCAAAATACCACTTATGCTACTTCTGATCCATGACGCAAAACCGCCGTAACAGCAATGGAAAGgataatttatataattgttTAAGCATTATAGGGTGGCAGGCTCTTCAAAGTGCTAGTCAAATGGAACGGTTGATAATTATAATGGCGTCCTGTGATGTTCTGGTGATTAAAAACTTGAGGAATCCACTAAATTCTTTAATttcttagtaggtaggtatctagaactatgtttacttacttactttaggCTTCAAGCATTTCCTCTAATACCATAAACAAGAAATTATACAAATACTTTTAATCTCCATACTATGACTTCTAAttccaactagggaacaaatcaaatattattatattatttcagtttatgatgGATTTATTTATGATGCTGACCGTACAGTGTTACAAGCCGGTCTTGTTGAATTATTAATATATCTTGCATGGCAACTTTAGATTTAACTTAACCTAAGAATAGTATATAGTATATACAGTTTGCTCTGTActctgtaggtatatataacgCATAAAgtactttaaaataattgagagCGCACTAtgcgccaacaaactgtctacagtttggcgaaacttttgtatacctagacataagtattttttttaataaataaattaaaaaaaaaagaattttgtttgcattttagttttgtgAGTATGAAAACGTAGTGATGTAAAGAAATGAATGATCTATAACTTCTTTGTAATTCATGCACCTGGTGACAACTGTTCAGTGTGGTAATTGAAGAAGTAGTATATACTAGTGGCGGAGCGTTCATAGAACTCAATTCCCACCAGCTTGCCTAGTTTTTGGATAGAGCCTTTTATCTTACATCTCAACAAGAAGAAGGCTACATTATCACCGGCTTACCTTCATTTATTTTTGACGCGCCACCACTTATATTTACATAAGAATTAGGTATTCAATTCAGTTGTCTGCTTCCACTATCTCGCTAACCACAGATCcttctttatttacttttttcacACGTGCCAAGTcacgttatatttatttataaactattttagtttatttaatttctaacaagcagaaacgtctgcgaacgatgctatcgagcctagaataaatttaaaattactacTATTATATTCGTATATACCCATATAGTAttgtctcacccaagacagtaatttttccacttttaaatttatcgccggctgagaatacgtttgtgccatatccatttttgagcaaaatcgttttttaatgatttctaaaataacaaaaaatatactataattgacactaatcggtttttgaaaaatcatatttttcaaaaatgttgtgtcatatccgcattttattataggataattacattttgttaacagaaaataatcacaaaaatgtgatatttatgtatgtggtaggtatccaaaatttttgtgtcatatcatacattgtacgtttaacatttactcatcaaaacggatatggcaataataaaagtgcttttatttcatgattaccagtatattcacaatatttgtttagtactataaatagtagacatatgtgcctaaatgataaataagttcaatatttcgtaaatgtaaaacttttcgagaaaatattttttttgcttgttttcgctctcctgtaaaccaatgtaagtggcgtatgacacagacgtattctcacccagcgtTATTCTaggtattttagtttattttatgtaatatGGTATAATATCTCCTGACCATTGATCCTTATCTACTAATTCAGTCAAGAACCAGTTTATACGCTCACAAAAGTCATAAAGTGTGTAAAGTTAGCAGAGAAGCTTTCGAAGACGATCTGTAGTAAtaagtacaaaaaaatggctagttttattatttataaattattttatttcacagCTCCTTTGGTGGAAATATTAAATGGAACGTCTCTTCTAGCGATGAGATCCATCATGTCAAAACTAGTGACTCCTGATGAATTGGGTAAGTAAtgagtaaaaaaaatagttgtgtAGGGTTCTCAGCTTTTAATTTGACCTTGCCTGTCCTGTCCGTGGATTTATTAAGCTTAAAATTTGGTACGAATTTTAGATTCCTTGAGCATCAATGGACACGAGAATTTATAAACGACtctgcccccttgtaaaacaaattacCTATTTAAGTCATCCTTGGATATGAGAGTGTTCGATAACCCAGTCTGGTTTAACAAATGCCGATCCTTTTTTACAGGTAAAGTAAACTCAATTTTTGGGCTGACTGAGACCCTGATGCCTTTGATCTACGTGCCGCTATACACCACCGTGTACACTCACACCATGGAGGTACTGCCGGGCGCTGTGTTCCTCATGGGTGCTTGCATGTCCATACCGGCGATCGCTGTCTTCTTGTAAGTATTTATCAAGTATCCTTCcaatagttgactaaactgtatcgaaatgaatattatacttgactaaactgtatcgaaatgaatattatagttgagttggggtcccatagtgaaaaaagtatgcgatttcactttggtatacgaagtcttaatacaagcattgcagtcgacgaatagaaaaatatatttacatgacCTTATTTCCCCCCGTgccccttgatctccacaactcccgttgttgtgctttttccggccagttactgaaggtgtctaatttttttttcagctgGCTATTATATGAACACAGAAAAGGAGTGCGTCGGATAAAAAAGGAAGAAAATGGGGTTACAGAGCCTCTTAACGGGACTGTGGAAATCCCTTTAGATATAGTTAATAATGAAGCTAGTTAGCTAAGTGCCATTATAGAATAATATTGttgcattattatttaaataaaagacgTAGGTGCATAAGTATTTATacgaataaatataaatttaataaagtatTGCTTTTTATCAGTTAATGTCCGTAATGAACAGaaatcggacaaatttgcgtcattgctcgcaataatgtggacatgactccaaaattgattaaataattaatcatttaattaaatttttacctgaggtttaattttgattcctaatcaataaataacactaagatttcttataatgtaaatttgtaaaaaaaaaataatcagtatgttttccaaaatttctgaaggtactcattttttttatattaaaaatatatttaagtgctatttattgactagggaacaaaataaaatctcaggtaaaaaaatgtattaaaataattttatgattaattatttaatcagtcatgtccacattattgcgagcaatgacgccaatctgtccgatctctggtaaTGAAAAACCAGCCCTGATACGTAACAGTGTAAAGTGTAAACAACCTCACATAAAAAGACAATAATAggttttacatataaataaataagttcgGACGTAACTATTTATGATTCAAACACAAagtacggcctcctagcctagccGGTAGTAGCCCTGCCTGAAGCTGAAGTTCCCGGGTTCAAATCAAGGTAtaatatttgtgtgtttatcacagatatttgttcctgggttatggatgttttctgtatgtttatttatgtaatgaCTATGATGTATGTagagtacattacgatacaagtgcgaaaaataggaacctttacgcacgtgtattgtacaacgttttacatttatggcccgttaaattttcgacatagttacataatgtgctaattatcgcactagtgcggcaAAGTAGCACCATTATGTGCAAAAAGttaagtaggaaattcgcaacgagtggcgataaattgaaacacggccgaagggagtgttttaaatcgacacgagttgcgaattaccttttcgcacgtgtattgtacaacgttttacagtatacATATGGCTCTTTTTCTACATCtataggcacgtattgtgctaGTTACAgtactagggcggtaaagtagcgtAGCACCTTATGTATTGTAAAGTATATATATTAAACGCATGCCATTATTTCGTtccaatacaaaaataatatttctatGTACATAATTTCATTACAAAAGCGTGACTATCCATTGAGaacctattataattttcattgcCAGTACTGTTTGTGCAAGTGTAAAGAGTACATATATGGCGAAACATCTCGTAAAATCGCACAAAAATGAGTGCGATAATTCCGAAAATTGTCCACTTAAAAAGAAGAAAAGTGATGCATTCAAATATTTTCGATGGAATTTGAAGACTGCCACATACGAACCTGTGGTTTTCTTATATCAAGTGTGTTACATGATAACAATAGCAACTTCTCAAAACGTGATGTTAGAGAAAGCATGCAGAGTAAACTTGAACCTTGGTGACGATATCTGCACCTCTCTCAGGCTTCAAAACCAAAGTGATAACCTCAAGCATCACGAAGAAATTCTGCAGAAATACGTAGCACCCAGTGTCACCCTGCGAACGTACACGATACTTAGTGTACCATCCATCCTTCTACTTTTGATCGGTTTTTTTAGTGATAACACTGGATATAGAAAGATTATACCAATGATCCAAATAGTGACACAGATGCTCATATGCGTGAATAATTTGGTGCAAGTTTATTTTATGAAGGAAACTGGCCTGTATCTCTTCGTGGTGGCTGAAGCTTTGTTGGAAGGCTTGGGAGGAGGATACGCAAGTGTGCTGATGACAGCATTTTCTTACATGGCAAAAGTAACGAGCGTGGAAGAGAGAACGTTTAGGATCGGTCTGTTATACTTTTCTCACTCAGTAGCTATTCCAGTGGGTCTGGCGATTGGTGGCCCCTTACTGAAACATTATGGTTATTACTGGTGCTACAGTTTGTCTGGATGTTTAAGTCTCATAAATTTTATGTACAACTTGTATTGGATCAAAGAAGCGAAAAGAAGTATTGAACAAAAACAggtaacattttaaaatttggtCGTAGCACCATATATCATACCACGTGTATAACTCATTGCATCCAccatattgtaataaaaatcgATCCACATTTGTGCAAATATGATAATAATGATATTGTACTGGATGACACTAGCCGTTGCAAACAACGACGACGAATAGAAGGTATTAAGGAGCCGTCCTTGATACCTACTATTCGTTAAATAGCTTCACAAAAAGTTATAATATGTCtctattatgtttaaatcaatCGTAATATGACAGGTACTTTTGATCGCGAATCGTATAAATTTGTTTCTATTTGTAAACGTAGGTTGCAGCTACATTTGACGCGGTTGGTGTCATATTCGCTATAGTAATCCCGACTGTACCTAAGGCCAACATGTATACCGTAAACCGgcgtgagtaggtttcgcggggagagttgggttatgaatggggagagaaggtttgagaggagggtgagaagggattttaaggctactgctacaaaaataatgtattccaatttaaaatggaactatagtaatacgcataataaaaaaaaacgatccaacaatcttccaaaatcacctttgtatgaaaacccttctcaccccaaatacgaggcactacggggcgaggtggattttcctctttatcgtcaaaggtatgaaatggaactacccaaaataaaataaaaactaaaatatacataaacattaaaatactaaaataaacatttaaaactttcgcggttttgaacacatacctattaactcacatttataggtgcgaccatgaccagtgaaacctgtgtcgaaacgtcggtaaataaaggtatgtgaataaatttcgcgttagacccctctataaatgtgagttaaaatacaaacgtccggaacacttattatatacatcattcagttttcatacgtaaaaataaaatgttatcgaggtttgaattttagttttgaccctactcaccccattttacggtattgtcTAACGACAATGTATTCATAAAATCATATCTGTTTAACTTGTTTTgagaaaataagaataaaagtATAACGTATCGTGGTTCTAGCACGACAGCCGAGGATTCCTCTACTTCGTCCGCCTTTTCTTTGACTTCTCAAACATCAGGAAGACGGTGCGCGTCGTGTTTAAGAAGGGACCGAATAATCGGCGCATACGCATCTGCGTCATGCTGGCCATAGTCAGCGTCCTGTTTGGACCTGTGTATGGTGAGTATATGATGTTTAcactcaatttttttataaactataGAATTCAGAATAAATCACAAATGTTATAATCATATATGAGTATTTGTAGCGGTTTTTCTTAGACATTTTGAAGGaaaacaatatatataataaacgcACGAATCAGAAACGGGTCTCAATATTCTAaacgttctacatgacattcaAAGTGGGTCTCCc encodes:
- the LOC134650004 gene encoding lysosomal proton-coupled steroid conjugate and bile acid symporter SLC46A3-like isoform X2; protein product: MFSFIGDITSEENRTYRLGFAQFFSFVGVPVGMSLSGVILKRYGYYAVYFTSLTLHILNAIYFICKIKDPERTEEQKKHDGRGFFYFLRLFFDFTNIKETMRVVFKKGLNNRRMRICILLGTVSILFGPMYGEIAVMYMSTRYRFGWDELQFSIYQTYNFVTHTIGTVFSLVVFSKILKWHDSMLGIISTISKIFGSFIYCFATTATIFYIAPLVEILNGTSLLAMRSIMSKLVTPDELGKVNSIFGLTETLMPLIYVPLYTTVYTHTMEVLPGAVFLMGACMSIPAIAVFFWLLYEHRKGVRRIKKEENGVTEPLNGTVEIPLDIVNNEAS
- the LOC134650408 gene encoding probable peptidoglycan muropeptide transporter SLC46, whose amino-acid sequence is MITIATSQNVMLEKACRVNLNLGDDICTSLRLQNQSDNLKHHEEILQKYVAPSVTLRTYTILSVPSILLLLIGFFSDNTGYRKIIPMIQIVTQMLICVNNLVQVYFMKETGLYLFVVAEALLEGLGGGYASVLMTAFSYMAKVTSVEERTFRIGLLYFSHSVAIPVGLAIGGPLLKHYGYYWCYSLSGCLSLINFMYNLYWIKEAKRSIEQKQHDSRGFLYFVRLFFDFSNIRKTVRVVFKKGPNNRRIRICVMLAIVSVLFGPVYGELSVIYMSTRYRFGWDELQFSIYQTYNFITHTLGTVFSLVVFSKILKWHDSLLGIISTISKIVGSFVYCFATTATIFYIASLVEILNGTSLLAMRSIMSKIVAPDELGKVNSIFGLTENLMPLIYVPLYINLYTHTMEVLPGAVFLMGASLSVPAVAVFFWLFYEHRTEVRRIKKEEIGVTEPLDGAVKIPSNKDNQEAFDKLSVI